DNA from Asanoa sp. WMMD1127:
GGCCGAGCTCAAGCAGGAGGGCGCCAAGGCCGGCAAGGCCGCCGGGATGTACGGCGGCGCCGCGCTGGCGGGCTACATGGTCCTGCTGTTCCTCTCGATCGCGCTCTGGTGGGGTCTGTCCAACGTGATGGACCAGGGCTGGGCCGCGCTCATCGTCGCCGTGATCTGGGCGGTCGCCGCCGCGGCGCTCTACGTGGTCGCTCGCAACCAGATGCGCGAGGTCCGCGGCCTGCCGCGCACGGCCGAGACCGTCAAGGACATTCCCCCAGCCCTCAAGCCCGACACGGGAGGCTACTCATGAGCACCGACCCGGACCAGATCCGGCGCGAGATCGAACAGACTCGGTCCAACCTCAGTGACGACGTCGACGCGCTGGCGTACAAGGCGAGCCCACGCCGCATGGTCGACGACCGCAAACGGAAGGTCCGCAACATGTTCAGCAGCGCCCGCGACAGCGTGATGGGCACGGCGTCCCACGTGGCCGACCGCACCGGCAACGCCGCGTCGTCGCTCAAGTCGACGGCGTCGGACCAGGCGTCCACCGTCTCCGACAAGGCCTCGGACGCGGCGTCCACCGTGTCCGACGCGGTCCAGGAGGCGCCGGCCGCGATCCGCCGGCAGACCGAGGGCAACCCGCTCGCGGCCGGGCTGATCGCGTTCGGCATCGGCTGGCTGGCCTCGTCGCTGCTCCCGGCGACCGATCGTGAGCAGCGGGCCGCCGGCGCGGTCAAGGAGAAGGTCCAGGAACACGCCGACACGATCAAGGAGGAGGCGCGCGAGCGCGTGCAGGAGGCCAAGGAGAACCTGGCCCCCACCGCGCGCGACGCGGTCGACTCCGTCAAGTCCACGGCGCAGGACGCCGCGTCGACGGTCAAGGACGAGGGCCGTTCGGCCGCCGACGACGTGAAGGTTCGTGCCCAGGAGGCTCGCGACGAGGTGCGCTCGTAACGCGGGCTCGCGAGGCCGGCCACCGGTTCGGTGGCCGGCCTTTCGCGTCGTGGGCCCGGTCCCGGCAATTAGGGTGGAACGGTGCAGCAACTGCGCGGACGTTCGCTGCTGGTCCTGCTGATCTGCTGCTGCAGCATCTTCATCGTCGGCCTGGACACCAGCGCGCTCAACGTGGCGCTGCCGTCGATCCAGCGGGAGCTGGACGCGTCGATCCAGGGCGCCCAGTGGACGATCGACGCGTACACCCTGGTCCTCGCGTCCTTCCTGATCCTGTCGGCATCGACCGCGGACCGGGTCGGGCGCAGGCGGGTGTTCCAGGTCGGGCTGGCGGTCTTCGGTCTCGGCTCGCTGCTCTGCGGGCTCGCGCCGTCGCTCGGGTGGCTGATCGCGTTCCGGGTGCTGCAGGCCGTCGGCGGCAGCATGCTCAACCCGGTCGCAATCTCGATCATCACCAACACGTTCACCGAGCCGGGGGCGAGGGCGAAGGCGATCGGCGTGTGGGGCGGCGTCGTGGGCGTCAGCATCGCCGCCGGCCCGGTGCTCGGCGGCCTGCTGGTGCAGGCGTTCAGCTGGCGGGCGATCTTTTTCATCAACGTGCCCATCGCGCTCGCCGCGATGATCCTGGCCGGACACTTCGTCGAGGAGTCGCGGGCTGCCGGGCACCGCCGCTTCGACCCGTTGGGCCAGCTGCTGCTGATCACCGCGGTCGGCTCGCTCACCTTCGGGATCATCGAGGCGCCGATGCGCGGCTGGGGCTCGACCGCGATCATCTCGTGCTTCGGCCTGGCCATCGCCGCCTTCGTGATGCTCGTGCTCTGGGAGCTCCGCCACCGCGAACCGTTGATCGACCTGCGGTTCTTCCGGTCTCCGCCCTTCAGCGGGGCCGCGGCCATCGCGCTGCTCGCGTTCACCGCCCAGGGCGGCTTCCTGCTGCTCAACACGCTCTACCTGCAGGACGCGCTGGGCTTCTCGCCGCTCGAGGCCGGGTTGGCCATCCTCCCGATGGCGGCGGTGATGGCCATCGTCGGACCGGTCTCCGGCCGGTTGGTGGCCCGCTACGGCCCCCGTCCCTCACTGGCCCTGGGCGGCTCGTCGGTGCTGCTCGCCGGGCTGATCACCGTCATACCGCGCGGCGACCCGGCGTACTCCCGGCTGTTCGTGGTCTACACGCTGATCGGGTTCGGTCTCGGCTGGATCAACGCGGCGATCACCAACACGGCCGTGGCCGGCATGCCCAACCGCCAGGCGGGCGTCGCGGCCGGCATCACCTCGACCATGCGCCAGCTCGGCCAGACACTCGGCGTCGCGATCATCGGGTCGATCATCGCGGCGCACGTGACCCAGGTGGCGGAGACGCCCGCCTTCATGTCGGCCTACCACGTCAGCTGGGCCGTGATCGCCGGCATCGGGCTGGCCAACCTGGTCATCGGCCTGGTCACCACGTCACCGCGCGCCCAGCGGTCGGCGGCGCGCAACGCCGATCGCATGGGCGCGGCGGCCCGGGACTAGCGCACCCGCAGCGTGGCCTTCGCGGTGTCGGACTTCCCGTCGACGGTCAGGCGGTAGACGAAGCTGTCGTCGTGCTTCGTCGTGTTGCGATAGACGAAACCCTTGCTGGTGGTACGCACGATCGTGCCGTACGCCGGCGGGGTCACGATCTCCAGCGTGGCCGCGCTGGTGGCGGCGTCGTTGACCAGCACGCTGATCGTCTTCTGCTCGAGGTGGCGCACCTGAACCGTGTCGTCGACCGCGGTCGGCGCCTCGGTGAAGTGCCCGCGCCCGTCGCCGATGAAGTGCGACACCACATTCCCGGCGGGGTCGTAACGCTCCAGACGCACATCCAGCTTGTGGTCGCCGTTGGCGTCGAGCGCGTCGACCTCGTAGACGTCGTCGTCGCGCAGGACGATCCGCTCACCGTCGTCGAGGACGACGACCGCGCCGAAGCCCGGCGTCTCCGGCCACGCGCCGTCGAACCCGGCGACGAGGTCGGTGGCGCCGTTGCGGTCGAAGTCGGCGAACTCGAAGTCCATCGAGATCCCGCCCTGGTGGACCGGACCCGCCACGAGCTGACCGGACGGTGTGTTGAGCCAGGTGACGACGCCGTCGCTGTCATCGGTCCACTCGTAGACGTCGACCAGGGCGTCGGTGTTGAAGTTCTCCAGCCCGATGTAGCTCGGCCGCGTGATCGCGTCGAAGCCACCGGTCGGCGTGAAGCTCTCGAGGATGATCACGTCGCTGTCGACACCCGGCGTGCGGCCGTTGAAGTACGCCAGCAGCAGCTCGGCCGTCCCGTTGCCACCTAGATCGACGATCACGCCCAGGTCCGGGCAGTAGCCGACCTCGGACGGGTCCGGCCACGTGTATCGCGTCGCCGGGCCGAAGCCCCCGCCGGCCTGGCCGAGCTCGACGTCGACGCCGCAGTCGCCTTCGAGGTCCACGAGCGTGGCGCGGTCGGTGCGGCCATCCGCGTTGACGTCCCCGAGCAGCGGTTCGTACTGGCCACCGGCGAACGCCGGCTGAGCCAGAACCATGGTCATCGCGGCCGCGGTCGCGCATGCCGCAAGAAGTCGCTTAGCCCTCAATTCCGCTTCCTCCCCGTGACGATTCCGGCCTCTGCGGACCGGGACGATGGCGGACCGTAGCGCACTCCACGCGGCGGGTGACACCGCCCTGACCGGATTCCGACTCCGGGCAACCGCGACCGGACATGGATGACCGTCATTGCACGCCGACCCACAGATCCGTAGCATGACGTTTACGGCTGTCAATGAAACGTTTCACAGCCGAGATCCGCCCGTCCCCGGATCGGTTGGAGGAACCATGCCACCCACCACACCGCGCCGCCTCGCCGGCGCGGCCACCACCCTCGTCTGCGCCGCCGCACTGCTGGTCGCGGGCGCCGCGCCCGCGCACGCCGCGCCGGTCAACCTGGCCGGCGCCAACTGGATCTGGTACCCGGAGGGCAATCCGGCCGACAGCGTGCCGGCCGCGACCCGCTACCTGCGCCGCACGTTCACCGCACCGTCCGGTGTGGTCAGTGAGGCCCAGCTCGTCGTGACCGGCGACGACAGCGTCGACGTGTGGCTCAACGGCGTCCCGCTGGCCAGCTCGGCGCAGGCGGTCGACTCGTGGCAACGCGCGCTCTACGTCGACCTGGCCAGCGCGCTGCGGCCCGGCGCCGCCAACACGCTCGCGATCGCCGCCCGCAACACCGCCGCCGGACCGGCCGGCGTGCTCGGCCGGCTCCGGGTGGTCGCCGCGGGCGGCACCGTCGAGCTCGTCACCGACAGCGCCTGGAAGGCCGCCAACAGCGTCGGTCCGGATTGGACGGAGCCGGCGACCAGCGACGCCGCCTGGCCCGCGGCCCGGGTCGCGGCCGGCTACGGCGCGGGACCCTGGGGGAGCGCGGTCGCGGGCCCCGACGTCGCCGCCGCCTCGCCGCTGGCGGTGACCGCGCCGACCACGGAGCGCCGGGTCACGCCGATCGGCATCGACGCCGCGCGGCCGCGGTTCGGGTGGAAGGCGGGCGCGCCGGCGACCAGCGAGCTCGTGCAGGGCGCCTACCAGGTGATCGTCTCGAACACGGAGGCCGCGGTCCAGGGCGGCACCGGTGACGTGTGGGACAGCGGCCGCGTGGTGTCCGGCCGCTCGGTCGACGCGACCTACGGCGGTCCGGCGCTCGCGTCGCGCGCCCGCTACTGGTGGCGGGCCCGGGTCTGGGACACCCAGGGCCGGCAGGGCGCGTGGGGACCGGTGAGCTGGTTCGAGACCGGGCAGTACAACCCGGCCACCGGCTGGCAGGCCGCTTTCGTCGGGTCGAGCGCCGGTGCGCCGGCCCTCACCGGCGCGAGCTGGATCTGGTATCCCGAGGGCGATCCGGGCGCGAGCGCGCCGATCGGCGCCCGCTACCTGCGGCGGACGTTCACCCTCCCGGCCGGCACGACCCGGGCCACGCTGACCGTCACCGGCGACGACACCGCCGACGTGTGGGTCAACGGCACGCAGGTGACCACCTCGCCGCGGGTCTACGAGTCGTGGAAGAGCGCGGCCGTCGTCGACGTGACCGCCCGCCTGCAGACCGGTAGCAACACGATCGCCGTGGCGACCGAGAACACGACGGTCTCGCCGGCCGGCATGGTCGCCGCGCTCGAGGTGACCGGCGCGACGCCGACCCGGGTCGTCACCGACGGCGCGTGGAAGGCGAGCCAGACCGCGCCCGCGGGCTGGCAGAACCCCGGCTTCGCCGACGGCGGCTGGCCGGCGGCGCGGGCGATCGCGGGCTACGGCGCCGGGCCGTGGGGAAGCCAGGTCTCCGTCGCGCGCGGTGCGCCGTACGTCCGGAAGGGTTTCTCGCTCGCCAAGCCCGTGGCCAGCGCCCGGCTGATGGTGACGGCGCTCGGGTTGCACGAGACGCGGATCAACGGCGCCAAGGTCGGCGGTGAGGCGCTCGCTCCAGGGTGGACGGACTACAACCGGCGCGTGCAGTACCGGATCCTCGACGTGACGGGGCAGGTGCGGCAGGGCGACAACGCGATCGGGGCCTACCTCGGCAACGGGTGGTACTCCGGCTCGCTCGGCATGGGCGGCAACCAGCGTTACGGGACCCAGCCCTGGTATTCGGCCGATCTGGTCGTGCGGCACACCGACGGCACCACGACGACCGTGCGGACCGACGGGTCCTGGAAGACGGCGGCGAGCCCCATCCGATTCGACGACATCTACCACGGCGAGGAGTACGACGCCCGGAGCGCGCAAGCGGGCTGGGACCAGCCGGGCTTCGA
Protein-coding regions in this window:
- a CDS encoding phage holin family protein; amino-acid sequence: MTAAPESPAERSFGDLMGEVTRDLSTLVRQEVELAKAELKQEGAKAGKAAGMYGGAALAGYMVLLFLSIALWWGLSNVMDQGWAALIVAVIWAVAAAALYVVARNQMREVRGLPRTAETVKDIPPALKPDTGGYS
- a CDS encoding DUF3618 domain-containing protein, whose amino-acid sequence is MSTDPDQIRREIEQTRSNLSDDVDALAYKASPRRMVDDRKRKVRNMFSSARDSVMGTASHVADRTGNAASSLKSTASDQASTVSDKASDAASTVSDAVQEAPAAIRRQTEGNPLAAGLIAFGIGWLASSLLPATDREQRAAGAVKEKVQEHADTIKEEARERVQEAKENLAPTARDAVDSVKSTAQDAASTVKDEGRSAADDVKVRAQEARDEVRS
- a CDS encoding MFS transporter — its product is MQQLRGRSLLVLLICCCSIFIVGLDTSALNVALPSIQRELDASIQGAQWTIDAYTLVLASFLILSASTADRVGRRRVFQVGLAVFGLGSLLCGLAPSLGWLIAFRVLQAVGGSMLNPVAISIITNTFTEPGARAKAIGVWGGVVGVSIAAGPVLGGLLVQAFSWRAIFFINVPIALAAMILAGHFVEESRAAGHRRFDPLGQLLLITAVGSLTFGIIEAPMRGWGSTAIISCFGLAIAAFVMLVLWELRHREPLIDLRFFRSPPFSGAAAIALLAFTAQGGFLLLNTLYLQDALGFSPLEAGLAILPMAAVMAIVGPVSGRLVARYGPRPSLALGGSSVLLAGLITVIPRGDPAYSRLFVVYTLIGFGLGWINAAITNTAVAGMPNRQAGVAAGITSTMRQLGQTLGVAIIGSIIAAHVTQVAETPAFMSAYHVSWAVIAGIGLANLVIGLVTTSPRAQRSAARNADRMGAAARD
- a CDS encoding alpha-L-rhamnosidase; protein product: MPPTTPRRLAGAATTLVCAAALLVAGAAPAHAAPVNLAGANWIWYPEGNPADSVPAATRYLRRTFTAPSGVVSEAQLVVTGDDSVDVWLNGVPLASSAQAVDSWQRALYVDLASALRPGAANTLAIAARNTAAGPAGVLGRLRVVAAGGTVELVTDSAWKAANSVGPDWTEPATSDAAWPAARVAAGYGAGPWGSAVAGPDVAAASPLAVTAPTTERRVTPIGIDAARPRFGWKAGAPATSELVQGAYQVIVSNTEAAVQGGTGDVWDSGRVVSGRSVDATYGGPALASRARYWWRARVWDTQGRQGAWGPVSWFETGQYNPATGWQAAFVGSSAGAPALTGASWIWYPEGDPGASAPIGARYLRRTFTLPAGTTRATLTVTGDDTADVWVNGTQVTTSPRVYESWKSAAVVDVTARLQTGSNTIAVATENTTVSPAGMVAALEVTGATPTRVVTDGAWKASQTAPAGWQNPGFADGGWPAARAIAGYGAGPWGSQVSVARGAPYVRKGFSLAKPVASARLMVTALGLHETRINGAKVGGEALAPGWTDYNRRVQYRILDVTGQVRQGDNAIGAYLGNGWYSGSLGMGGNQRYGTQPWYSADLVVRHTDGTTTTVRTDGSWKTAASPIRFDDIYHGEEYDARSAQAGWDQPGFDDGAWAAVTVRGGAKPNLVAAVDPGVAVQASVPAVSVAQPRPGVWVVDLGQNFAGWNRLRVRGPAGTTVTMRHAEVLNPDGTVYTANLRAARATDRFTLAGTDADEVWEPRFTVHGYRYVELTGFPGTPTSSTVTGLAAWTNGASSGTFTTSNALVNQVQRNILWGQRSNMLTIPTDCPQRDERLGWTGDIAAFVGTSTFNMDVHGLLDKFTDDLTDAQRADGAFTDVAPAVCCGAGTAGWGDAGVIVPYTVWQRYGDLRIVDENFEAMRRWVDFSRATSGADLIRNQWTYGDWLNVNDNTANDLISTAYFGYTARLVSRMAAATGRTAEASSYGALADQVAAAFTNRFVAADGTVSGNTQTGYVLALSFGLVPAARVQAVADKLAAKVASRSGHLSVGFLGVENLLPVLAENGHLATAYQVLLQPDYPGWGYMSARGGTTIWERWDGIRTDGSFQDAGMNSFNHYGLGSVGDFLYRSVGGVGPDPRDPGYRRLVIAPRPGGGLTSGRADLQTPYGRALSDWSLAGGTLTLRVEVPPNSTATVRVPAASPGAVTAPAQAVPMGYASGAAVFHVAAGSYTFTA